From the genome of Maridesulfovibrio ferrireducens:
TTCAGGATTTGGATTCAATTTACGAATATATAAGCCAAGATGATCCCAAATCAGCTAAGAAAGTAGCTTCGGCTATTTTGAGTAATGTGAAAAATTTAGAGCAGCATCCGCAAATAGGGCGAGCAGGCAGAGTGCCGGGAACTCGTGAGTTGATTGTGCTTAAAGGTGCGTATCTTGTGGCGTATTGCTGTAATGAAGATGTCGAGATTTTGAGAGTGTTGCGGCATATTCAGGATTGGCGGGGTGTTTTGGAGTAGGGGATAGATTGGTAGGGTATCTGTAAATAGTTTGAGCTTTGTTAAGTTGTATTTGTGTATCAAATGAGATACACTTTTTACGGAGGATAAAATTATGCCAGCAAAATCATCTATGATTCATGTCCGTGTTGATCCGGTTGTAAAGGCCGAGGCCGCAGAAGCTTTGTCAGGAGTGGGACTTAGTCTCTCTGATGCGGTAAGAATTCTTTTAACCAGAATCGCAAAAGAGGGTGGTTTGCCCGCTGGACTTACCTGCAATCAGGAAGAACATGATCGTTGGTTTAAGGCAAAAGTTCAGGCCGCGCTTGAAGATACCAGCCCGACAATTGCACATAGTCAGGTAATGGATGAGGCTGAACAGCTTTTGACCACACTGGGTAGAGATAAATAAGTATGTTGCAAATTCATTGGAAAGCCGATGCCAGAAAAGATTTATTGTCTATACTCGGTTTTATCGGGAATGATAATCCAGAGGCCGCTCGCAAACTGAAAGTTGACTTAGAGTCAAGAGTTGATGGATTGCTTGAATTCCCTAAAGCATACAAGTCCGGACGGGTCGCCGGAACTCGTGAGATGGTTCTTTCTGCGAATTATATTGTCGTTTATGCGGAAAGCTCTGATCAGATAATTATTTTGAGAATTTTGCATTCGGCTCGTATGTATCCGTAAAATATAGCTTTTAGTAAGATCGAGGAAGCTGTTAAACTTGATCATTTTCGTCCCTATTATAAATGGGCAAGTCAAAACGTCCACCCTATGTCCAAATCAATGCATAAAAGTTTGGGCCGGCAAGAAGTTAAAGGTGACGTTATTCATGTTGGATCTAGTAACTCTGGTATGACTGTTCCAGAGCATTCTACAGCGTTAAGCTTGATACAAGTTACATCGGTGATATTGCAGCCAATAAAAAGTTTTACCAGAACATGTCATGTTAAGGCACTTGTCTTGTTGGCAGATGAGATAGGTCAAGCTTTTATCGATGTTGAGAATTCTTCAGAAAAAGAAGGAAAAATATAAATTTCTTTTCAAACATGAGTAACTCCATGAGTAACCACAAAAAAACACCACCACTTATATCTCATCAAAACAGCATCTTAAAAATTTCTTAGCCTCTCCCTCTCCGTCATATGGCAACAAAAAGCCCCTAGCTTAACAGTTAGTGGTTTTTCTGGTTTTTACTCCATTTTTCTACCCATCATTATTGACTATACCCAGCCCCCTTACTGATTAGTCTCGCCTTTTATTATAAAATCAAATCACAACTTACTAAAGTCATTATGATTAGCAATTGGACTGCACCTTGACGATGTGTTCAAAGATTTAATTACTCAATCAATTATTTATGAAAGTATTTGTTTTTATTATGTTAAAAATAACAGGATAGAGTCTGATGAACTTGAAACCTTTCATTTCTTTTTCAGAACTTAGCATTGCAGAACTGGATGCATGGCAGGAAGAAGGCAATAAAATTGCCGGAGTATACTGTATCTACGCGCCCAATGAGCTTATTCGTGCCGCTGGGGTTGTGCCTGTCAGCCTTTGCGGCAAGAAACAAGACCCGATTAAAGAGGCCGAGCGAGAACTTCCTGTCAGTC
Proteins encoded in this window:
- a CDS encoding type II toxin-antitoxin system RelE/ParE family toxin; translation: MPRIKWLERAVQDLDSIYEYISQDDPKSAKKVASAILSNVKNLEQHPQIGRAGRVPGTRELIVLKGAYLVAYCCNEDVEILRVLRHIQDWRGVLE
- a CDS encoding type II toxin-antitoxin system RelB/DinJ family antitoxin — translated: MPAKSSMIHVRVDPVVKAEAAEALSGVGLSLSDAVRILLTRIAKEGGLPAGLTCNQEEHDRWFKAKVQAALEDTSPTIAHSQVMDEAEQLLTTLGRDK
- a CDS encoding type II toxin-antitoxin system RelE/ParE family toxin, which encodes MLQIHWKADARKDLLSILGFIGNDNPEAARKLKVDLESRVDGLLEFPKAYKSGRVAGTREMVLSANYIVVYAESSDQIIILRILHSARMYP